In the genome of Candidatus Binatia bacterium, the window CGTACCCGCAGGTTCAGGTCAAGGTGTCGTCGAGCCAGCTGCTCACGGTCGGCTTGTTCATTAACACGCTGACGTCCGGTACGGTCGCGGTCGCCGCGCTTCCCGCCGTGTCGACGGCGGGAACATACGACGTGCTGATTCAGACGTTCCCGAACTGCGATAGCTCGGACCCGCCGTACACGATCACGATGCCCGGTGCCGTGGTGTACCAGAGCATCCCGTAGCCCGGGTTATGAGTCTGTCGACAAACCGCCAAACCCGGCTTCGACAAGCTCAGCCTGAGCGGTGGTGAAATCGGTTTCATTGGGTTTTCCCCGCTCACGCTGATTTGCGATTTCCGCGTTTGCGCACGGTGCGAAGAACTTTCCAGATGATCGAGGAGCAGTACCCACCGTTCGTGCCGAGTAGCGCCGTCTCGACAGCCCGATCGCCCTGAGTAGCCGATGTCTTCTCAATCGGCGTATCGAAGGGTTCAGGCGCGTATCGAGGCCCGTCTGGTGTGACCCCTCGATACGGCCCCTGAAAAAACGGGGCCTACTCGGGACGAACGGGTTGTCCTCTCCCGATGCGGACGGTTTCCGTTCGTGCCGAGTAGCGCCGTCTCGACAGCCCGATCGCCCTGAGTAGCCGATGTCTTCTCAATCGGCGTATCGAAGGGTTCAGGCGCGTATCGAGGCACGCGGGAGTCGATCAACCGTCCGGATGGGGCGTCGCCCCTCGATACGGCCCCTGAAAAAACGGGGCCTACTCGGGACGAACGGGCAATGTCACTTCCATTCTGTTGCCCGCGCGGAACCCGTTCGCCCCGAGTAGGCCCCGTCTCGATGACCCGATCGCCCTGAGTAGCCGATGTCTTCTCAATCGGCGTATCGAAGGGCTCAGGGGCCGTATCGAGGGGCCGAATGCTCGTCATGAACAGCTCGGCTTCGACACGTCGATCTCGATGTCGTCGACACTGTCGGCGGCCATGGCGCTGCGTTCGGTTTCCGTCAGCTCCGTGTCGGCGATGGTCAGCGCGTAGTGCTGCCGCGGGTCGAAGTCGGGGAACTGGTCGATTCGGTCGAGCACGTCGGCAACCAGCTTCTTGAGGAAGATCCGCGGCGCGACACCCACCTTGCCCCCGAGCTTGCCGGTGACGGCCCGGGCGAGGTCGCCGATGTATTGGTCGCCGGCGTGGCCGCGAACCCGCCCTGGATCCGCCGCCGCGTCGGCGAAGATGTCACGGATCTTCACCCCGACCGAACACAGACTCTCGATCGTAAACCCGGGCAGCCGGATCTGCACGGCACGCGGATTGTCGAAGCGGGCCTCCGTGGCAAAGTCGACGTGCAACCGCTGCGCCAGGGGTGCCAGGCGCTGAATCCCCTGCGGGCTCTCGAAGAACGACGGGGTCCCCGTGATCAGCAGATACAGTCCCGGAAAGCGTCCGGCATCCACCTCGTCGATGAGCTGCCGCAAGGCGTTCAAGCCGCGCTCGCGCACGTCCGTCCGCACCCGCTGCAATGTTTCCACCTCGTCGAACACGACCAGCAACCCCGGGTGACCCGAGTCGCGCAGCATGACCAGCACGCCCTGGAGAAAGCTCAACGCACCGAAATGGTCGATCTCACCCTTGATGCCCGCAAAGCGCTTGGCCGCCGCCGCCACGTTGGGTTGTCCGGCCACCCAGGCGATCAACGCCTCCGCCGTCGGCTTGTCGTCCGCCGCGAGGGCCTGCCGGTAGCCGCGCAGGGCCGACGCCAGCGCCGGGGCGGTGCGCGTGATCCCGGCGAGCCGCTGCTCCATCAGCGCGTTGGTGCGCTCGACCAACTCCCGCGCGTTGTGCTCGCTCACGGTCTGCTCGGCGAGGACGTCCTCTTCGAGGGCGAAGAACCAGCCATCGATCACCCGGCGCATGGCCCCGTCCGGCGTATCCGCCGTCGACAGCCGTTCCATGAGCCGCCGGTACACGGTTTCGAGGCGGTGCAGCGGCGTCTCCGTTTCGGAGATCTGGATCTCGGCCGCCGCGAATCCGCGGCGTCTGGCGCGCTCCTGCAACCAGCGCGCGAAGAACGTCTTGCCGCTGCCGTACTCTCCCCGTACGGCCTTGAACACGGCGCCACCCCGGCCGACGGCGTCGAGCTCCTGATCGAGTGTTGCCTCGAACCGATCGAGCCCGACCGCGAACAGGTCGAGGCCCATGCGCGGCACCGTTCCACGCCGCAGTGCGTCGATGATCTCCTGGCGGCGTTGTGGACTGATCATGCACTGGCTCCAGGGGAACGGATGCCGCCCGGGTCGGTCTAGACCTCGCTCGACCGGAGTCGCTGCCAGAACTGCCGCGGCGTGACCATCGGCATCTCCCGTACGGTCGCCAGTTTCACCAACGCGGCGTCGCCGGTGACGAAGACGTCCGCTCGACCGGCGATGCCCTCGCCGAGCACCAGCGCATCGTCGGCATCGACTCCCGCGTCAACCGGTTCCGCCGCTTCGACGATCTCAATCGCCTGGCTGGAGACGAAATCGACGATCTCTGCGGATCGCGCCGCCGGCAACTTCACCTTCCTCCGCAGTGCGGCACCCAGTTCCCGAAGCACGG includes:
- the brxD gene encoding BREX system ATP-binding protein BrxD, yielding MISPQRRQEIIDALRRGTVPRMGLDLFAVGLDRFEATLDQELDAVGRGGAVFKAVRGEYGSGKTFFARWLQERARRRGFAAAEIQISETETPLHRLETVYRRLMERLSTADTPDGAMRRVIDGWFFALEEDVLAEQTVSEHNARELVERTNALMEQRLAGITRTAPALASALRGYRQALAADDKPTAEALIAWVAGQPNVAAAAKRFAGIKGEIDHFGALSFLQGVLVMLRDSGHPGLLVVFDEVETLQRVRTDVRERGLNALRQLIDEVDAGRFPGLYLLITGTPSFFESPQGIQRLAPLAQRLHVDFATEARFDNPRAVQIRLPGFTIESLCSVGVKIRDIFADAAADPGRVRGHAGDQYIGDLARAVTGKLGGKVGVAPRIFLKKLVADVLDRIDQFPDFDPRQHYALTIADTELTETERSAMAADSVDDIEIDVSKPSCS
- a CDS encoding putative toxin-antitoxin system toxin component, PIN family gives rise to the protein MRVFLDTNVLVAAFASRGLCADLLEVVLLEHDLVVGRAVLRELGAALRRKVKLPAARSAEIVDFVSSQAIEIVEAAEPVDAGVDADDALVLGEGIAGRADVFVTGDAALVKLATVREMPMVTPRQFWQRLRSSEV